The Clupea harengus chromosome 6, Ch_v2.0.2, whole genome shotgun sequence genome contains a region encoding:
- the LOC105902980 gene encoding guanylyl cyclase-activating protein 2-like, which produces MGQGESAEHEEVDLVLIQDLSLKFMKECPSGALHLHEFKRIFGVQSTSEEETIYIETIFHSFDTNRDNKLDFMEYIAALHLVLRGRLEDRLKWSFKMYDTDGNGRLDRQEIKHIIKIICKMKTKNTDTHMTPNEMCDRIFELVDENHDGQISLAEFMEGAQKDEWLMEMLKLDFNASGWVNQNWVKKTP; this is translated from the exons ATGGGACAAGGGGAGAGTGCGGAGCATGAGGAGGTAGACCTTGTGCTTATTCAGGACCTGAGTCTTAAGTTTATGAAGGAATGCCCGAGTGGAGCCTTACACTTACACGAGTTCAAACGGATCTTTGGAGTGCAGAGTACGTCTGAAGAGGAGACCATCTACATTGAGACCATATTCCACTCCTTTGACACAAACAGG GACAACAAATTAGACTTCATGGAATACATAGCAGCATTGCATCTTGTACTCCGGGGACGGCTGGAAGACAGACTGAAGTGgtcatttaaaatgtatgatACAGATGGAAATGGCCGCCTTGACCGTCAAGAAATCAAACACATCATTAAG ATAATTTGCAAAATGAAGACCAAgaacacagatactcacatgACTCCTAACGAAATGTGTGACAGAATATTTGAACTTGTCGATGAGAACCACGATG GTCAAATATCACTGGCAGAGTTCATGGAAGGTGCCCAGAAGGACGAGTGGTTGATGGAAATGTTGAAACTGGATTTTAACGCGAGTGGATGGGTCAATCAGAACTGGGTGAAAAAAACACCATGA
- the LOC105902979 gene encoding retinal cone rhodopsin-sensitive cGMP 3',5'-cyclic phosphodiesterase subunit gamma-like, with amino-acid sequence MAGRHVHWAVPLEITAGGATEGGAKAGPPKFKQKEGRQFKSKVPKPGQKGFDNEVPGMEGLEDSAIVCPWEAFGDMELSDLAQFGIV; translated from the exons ATGGCGGGTAGACACGTGCACTGGGCAGTACCTCTCG AAATTACTGCAGGAGGAGCAACTGAGGGAGGTGCCAAGGCAGGTCCCCCCAAATTCAAGCAGAAGGAGGGCAGGCAGTTCAAGAGCAAGGTCCCCAAGCCGGGCCAGAAGGG GTTTGACAATGAGGTCCCTGGAATGGAAGGCCTTGAAG ACTCGGCGATTGTCTGCCCCTGGGAGGCGTTTGGGGACATGGAGCTGAGTGATCTGGCCCAGTTTGGAATTGTGTAG